A region from the Oncorhynchus tshawytscha isolate Ot180627B linkage group LG26, Otsh_v2.0, whole genome shotgun sequence genome encodes:
- the si:dkey-4e7.3 gene encoding inosine-uridine preferring nucleoside hydrolase yields the protein MTAARLSRFNVESALEVVHLYRRHTRRLAESRFPVACDGHLLARPRGVAACPHRHSPVLFYSTTGSSMSSKKLLVDVDCGVDDAQAIMMALSTPYVDVLGITCVHGNTNVENVCKNTLRVLQVCNRLEIPVFRGAAKPILGNVISAGNFHGQDGLGDAPDPNAPGLDMLQMEGAVSALIRIVNENPGEVSLVATAPLTNLALAVRMEPSFPSKLKGLYIMGGNTESRGNTTVCAEFNFAADPEAAYIVLNDFLCPTYIASWEFTCYSKLPWSWCDAWLAQESEKARFMARIFRHSMEESNSERFQAEMVDGMGFVSCDSFAMAAAIDNTFVTESDHMAVSVELTGTHTRGMMILDTLGMLKKTHKAFVMKKVNMVRFEQMMMDALK from the exons GTTCCCAGTTGCATGTGACGGTCACTTGTTAGCCAGGCCAAGAGGAGTAGCAGCCTGTCCACACCGACACAGCCCAGTCCTATTCTATTCAACTACAG GCTCCAGTATGAGTAGTAAGAAGCTGCTGGTGGATGTGGACTGTGGGGTGGATGATGCTCAGGCTATCATGATGGCACTGTCCACCCCTTATGTAGATGTCCTGGGCATCACCTGTGTCCATGGCAACACCAATGTGGAGAACGTGTGCAAGAACACGCTGCGGGTGCTCCAAGTCTGCAACAGACTGGAG atccCGGTATTCCGTGGTGCTGCCAAGCCTATCCTGGGGAATGTGATCAGTGCGGGAAACTTCCATGGCCAGGACGGGCTGGGGGATGCTCCAGACCCAAACGCTCCGGGGCTGGACATGCTGCAGATGGAAGGAGCGGTATCTGCACTGATCCGGATAGTCAATGAAAACCCTGGAGAG GTATCTCTGGTGGCCACAGCTCCCCTCACCAACCTAGCTCTGGCTGTAAGAATGGAGCCATCCTTCCCCAGCAAACTTAAAGGCCTTTACATCATGGGAGGCAACACAGAGT CCAGAGGAAACACCACAGTGTGTGCAGAGTTTAACTTCGCTGCTGACCCGGAAGCAGCTTACATCGTACTGAATGACTTCCTGTGTCCCACTTACATAGCCAGCTGGGAGTTCACCTGCTACAGCAAGCTGCCCTGG TCGTGGTGTGATGCCTGGCTGGCCCAGGAGTCAGAGAAGGCTCGCTTTATGGCCCGGATCTTCCGCCACAGTATGGAAGAGTCGAACAGCGAGCGCTTCCAGGCGGAGATGGTTGACGGCATGGGCTTTGTGTCATGTGACTCCTTCGCCATGGCGGCAGCCATCGACAACACCTTTGTCACCGAGAGCGACCACATGGCGGTGAGCGTGGAGCTGACGGGCACACACACGCGTGGCATGATGATCCTGGACACACTGGGCATGCTGAAGAAGACTCACAAGGCCTTCGTCATGAAGAAGGTGAACATGGTGAGGTTTGAGCAGATGATGATGGACGCTCTGAAGTAA